The Dreissena polymorpha isolate Duluth1 chromosome 4, UMN_Dpol_1.0, whole genome shotgun sequence region AGGTagatttccattggtttgtataGCACGGGTTTATTGGTTGACGTTGTGAAAACGTTCTCACGAAACCAACGACTGCGTTAAAATGCTACGGAACAGCAAATCATCCATGAAATTTTGCATTTGTATGTACACCAGTACCATGAAAAGCAACACTACACGTCAACATCGCTCAACAGGATGTGTCTATTCCAAATATAAAACGCACCAATAGTTGAACTATTCGAACATGTGTATGCAGGCATGACATCATAATGATGTGCCCATTGATAACGCCATTTACCTGTTCGGTTTTGCCAGCCACAGATTGCACACAGCTATTTCTTAAAGTGGCATATGGCAAATCCATTTGGTcttttgtattttatactgaaCACGCACCAATATAAGCAGTATATTATGTACGCACATATTATATATCCGTTTATGCAAATAAGTATAGGAATATGCAATATAAGACCGCATACTGTTTCAGTTATAAAACATCACATTAGTAATAACAAGTATATCATATACCCTTCGGTTCACATGTGTATGTGGTATTCCACTTCCCATTCGATTCACATTGTGCACTTCTAGTCATGTCGCTGTTTCCAGTGCCTTTCGTGATCCTGTTTCCTTCGCCACATGATATAGTTGCAAACGAATTGACAGTCTTATTTTCAGTCGAATATGTTATATTGGCTTTGTCTATGGTTGGGATGTTTTCACATTCTGCGAAACAGAgagcaattatttattattttattaaataatgcatatattaATTGAAAACTTATACCTCAAATATATGAGCAGAAAAAAACATCTGACTTGAACACGAACTGTTAATGCAATGCTTGTCTATTTTATTTCTTCCGTCATATTTATGGAGCACACACAACATACCGCACTAGTCCTTAAACCTattttaacaaagtaaataatcatATTGTTAAAGGGATGTTAATGCCAAGCTTTACAGGTAAATGCCTTCCCAAATCCTGCACTAAACAAACTTGGCCATAGTAGATAGTTCAATTACATTCACACGAAAATAGTACGGGGTATATACGGAAAAGCCCCTGCATGTACAAGAGCCATTGTCAGTCACCATGTGTCATTACCAAACTATATTCGAACGGTGTTTGTACGTACTCGCAACACTTGCAAAACCATTTACAATCGGGGTTTTTGATAATAATGATGAACATGTAGCATTCAAGAGCTGGTAATTCTAAGCTGTTCAGATTGACGTTTTGAGAAAAAGGCATATAGACTATGTTTCAGGTTGAAGTGTTCCAAAGAATCAATTTGACCAAATTGACTTAAACTTACGTGTTAAATAACATCTTTTATCTGGCGACCATTCCCCACTTAATTGGCATGTTATGTTTTGCGTGGTCACCGGAGCACCTGCACTTGAGCTATTCAGCCAGTAATTGGTTTCACATGTTAGTGTCAGTTGTGACCCGACAGTCTTGTCCGTAGAGCTACTCTCAGGGTTCCAATGTCTAAGAGCAGAATCATTTCGGAGGATACACACTGCAATGTAAAGACATTCTCGATACATTAAGAGTtggttaaattgcattttcacataaagagaaaacatatttttgagaTTACGAGTATAAATTGGTAAGGTTATTTACAACGTAACTTACACGTTTTATGAACCATACGCCACATGCTATGTACTCATGAGCACCATAAAGAAAGTTGTATTACGTGTGATATGTATGTTATCTCAAGGCATATCACAAAATGCCCCGAATGCGAGACTACCTCACAACATCGACGCGATCGATACTCATTCTCACATCACTACGTTAGAGAAATATGCCATGTATGATACGCATTATatcaaataataatcattaagATAGTAATTCAAATGGTGAGCTGGTTATTGCACGTTTTCCAATCTAGGTAACTCCAGTAAATTTGATGCGTAATAGTGACTATTTCACAAAGGTCTTTGCGTCATTACTCCGAATCCATGTGTGTTAATGTGTTCGCTGAAACCTATTGTGGCAGTGTGATTTTCATTTAGATTAAACACCAAAAAATACCAATTAAATGTCGGTAACATTGTACGTTTGATAATCGTTGAAATTTGATCAATGAGGCTGAATTGGAATCGTGATGGTTGATATGGAGATAACCGTATTTTTCGACGTTCGTGTTTGTGTTATACGATACCATGGACATAGAATGCTCGATTACATATATCAAGCAATCTCGGTAGCCTCAGTACATATGGTTggaaatgatgatgatgctttatCAAAGGGCTTATCTAAATAGCTCCGAACTGATGAGCGATACTGTGTTCAATGATTCTGGCATTTCAATTGGATTTAGATTAATTAAAACTATACATAAATTGCAATCGATGTGTGGAACATCGTATTGTGTTGACCATTTGAACAGTGATTAACGAGTCTGCATAGTAATAATATTGGTTGATAGTAAGAGGACATTATTCAACGCTCGTGTATGTGTTATTTGTTACCGTGGGCCTAGAAACCACGACATTACATGTGTATGATCTCGATACTTCATGAACAATAGCACGTTTAGATAGATTTCCATTGGGTTATATAGCACGGGTTGATTGTTTGACGTTTTGAAAACTTTTTCACATAACCAACAACTGCAATACAATGCAACGGAACAGCAAAACCATGAAATAATGCATTTGTATGTACGCCATTACCACGAAAAGCAACACTACACGCAAAAAACGCTGAACATGATGTGTCCATTCGAAATATAAAACTAACCTACAGTTGAACTATTCGAACATTTATATGCAGGCATGCCGTCATAATGATGTGCCCATTACTAAGGCCATTTACGTTTTCGGTTTTGCCAGCCACAGATTGCACACAGCGATGTCTCAAAGTGGCATATGGCAAATCCATCTAGTcttttgtattttatactgaaCACGCACCAATATTAGCAGTATAATTATTATGTACGCACACATAATATATCCGTTTATGCAAATAAGTATAGGAAAGCAATATAAGACCGCATACTGTTTCAGTTATAAAACATCACATTAGTAATAAAAAGTATAACATATACCCTTCGGTTCACATGTGTATGTGGTATTCCACTTCCCATTCGATTCACATTGTACACTTCTAGCCATGTCGCTGTTTCCAGTGCCGCTCGTTATCCTGTATCCTTCGCGACATGATATAGTTGCTAAAGAACCGACAGCCTTATTTTCAAGCGAATATGTTATATCAGCGATGTGTATGTCTGGGATGCTTCCACATTCTGTGAAACAGACAGCAATTATTCATAATGTTATTAAATCATGCATACATGAATTGAAAACTTATACCTCAAATATGAGCAGCAAAACATTTGACTTGAACACGAATAGTTAATGCAATGCTGGTCTATTTTATTTCTTCCGGCATAAAAATGGAGCACACACAACATACCGCACTAGTCCTTAAACTTattttaacaaagtaaataatcatATTGTTACAACATCGAAGAGTCCGACACTCATTCTCACATCACTACGTTAGAGAAAAATGCCATGTATGATACGCATGGTTATTGCATGTTTTTCAATGTTACTCCAGtaaatatactactactactactactactcctactactacaacaactactactactactactcctactactactactactactcctacttctactactacaacaactactactactactactgctggtacttttattactactatttcttcttctactactactactactacaactactactacaactactactactactcatactgctactactactaatactactactactactactactactactactactactgctacacctactactactaataataataataataataataatactactactactactactactactactactactactactactactactactactactactactactactactactactactactactactactactactactactactactactactactactaccattagtactactcctcctcctcctgctactactactacaattactactactactactactactactactactactactactactactactactactactactactactactactactactactactacacctactactactactactactactacaactattactactactacaactactactactactactactactactactactactacttctactactactactactactactactactacttctacttctactacttctactactgctgctactactattactactactactagtaattaTAAATACTAATGGCAATTTattaatatgtaataataataataatgagtataataataagaagaagaaaaaacatactacttaaaacaataatgcttatgataatattaataaaaataatcatcatcagcatcatcatcatcagcatcagcatcatcattatcaccatcatcataataataataataataaaataataataataataataataatcatcatcagcatcataatcatatattcatattttttgtattattattatcattatctaTACGATTTATTATAAgcacaattaataaaataattattcgttataattattatcaatattattattatcatttttcattgttataagtatttatttaattagtattattgtcattgtcattattattatcattataattgtttTCGCATTTATAAACTTTTATACGACTtacgaaattgtgaaaaaaaaaaattgaacacaataaaacgcaTTTAAATCGCGTAAATTGTTTATTACttcataaaatatagtattatgggagtcacattaataaatatttccaaataataaaaaaatcccatgtgaTTTTTCCCATTGCAAAAATGGGAGTTTTTCTTCCGCAAAACAAATGAGTGTCAAATCCTTAATTAacgtttaaatacataaatacgcAACGAAAGCATGCTTGTTTTTAAATTCAACAAATCCAATTGGATTTCTTTCAATCCGCTAATTATGGTAAAAAATTATTTTGGTCTTTAGTTATTGGTATGTTATGTGTGGATGTATAATGTCCTGTGTACAATTGATGAAAGCAACCACGAACTTCCAACTATGCACAATACAAACGTAAACAGTCTTCAGTCTATAAATGTAACACAGGAGGAGATTATTGATTCAATTAAATGTCTTAAGATAGGAAAAGCGTCCGGTCCTGATGAAATAGACAATCGTATCCTCAAAAAGGCAATACATCAATAAAGTTACcctttgtgtgatttgtttaattcTTGTCTTACTTCTtgcaaaatgccttcttgttggaaaatcGCAAATGTGTGTCCGATCTTCAAAAAAGGAGACCCATCCTTAACGTCCAATTATCGACCCATATCACTTCTTAACACTAtcgagaaggtctttgagaggatattacataaacacatatttaattttcTTCGTTCGAACTCATTCTTTGCACCAactcaatctggatttttgccAGGTGACTCGACTGCCAATCagttaacttatatttataatacattatgcAGAGCCTTAGACAATGGCCTTGAAGTcagagtttttttttatattagtaaagcttttgataaagtatggcacaaaGGTGTATTGTTTAAACTACAACAAGCAGGAATTCGAGGAAATCTATTATCTTTGCTGGCTAAATATCTCTCTGatcgtaaacaaaaagtaatattaCCGGGAGCGCATTCAGCCCCTATCGAGATTCTCGCCGGTGTCCCTCAAGGCTCTATCTTAGGGCCTCTTATGTTTCTTGTGTATATTAATGACATCATCGCTGACATACAAGCACACATTCATTTGTTCACTGATGATACCAGCCTATTTATGGTAGTTAACTCGCCAAACGAAACTGCAGCCGTACTGCAGTCtgacattgataaaatatccagCTGGGCTGATAAATGGTTGGTATGTTTCAACCCATCAAAATCGGAATCAATGCTCATATCCCGCAAAATAAATCAACTATCCCATCCCCCATTGACTATGCAGAACGTAAATATACCCACTGTTGATGTCCATAAGCATTTAGGTGTCTTTATCTCAAATGACTGTACCTGGCATGCgcatatatctttcataaaggaAAAGGCTTGGACACGAATTCATATAATgcgtaaattaaaaataatgcttgatagaaagactctcgagaaaatatatgtGTCATTTATAAGACCAATCTTGGAATATTCAGATGCTGTATTCgataattgtacgcaatatgaaaaagatgaacttgACAAAATCCAAACCGAAGCAGCGCGAATAGTATCTGGTTGCACGCGTTTAGTCTCATTAGAAGATCTGTATAATGAGTTAGGATGGGAAACTATTAGTCAACGAAgacgcaaacataaattaatattaatgtataaaatgtactCTGGAAATGTACCAAACTACTTACAATCCCTTTTACCCGCAACAGTTGGATCGCGTAGCAATTATTCATTAAGAAATGCGTCTAATCTCCAAACAATTCAAGCGCGAACATCACTGTTTTCGAATTCGTTCTTACCATCTACtgtatctgaatggaataatcttcctgATGAAGTTAAGAACGCTGAATCGATCCATTCCTTCAAAAGGCTTATTAACACAGATCGACCGATTCCAAACCCATTATTTTCCTACGGTGAAAGACGCCCTCAAATGTTACACACGCGCTTAAGAacaaagtgtagcgccttaaatAACCATCTCTTCAGACGCAATATTATTTCCTCTTCGTTATGTATATGCGGACTTAATGAAACGACGTCGCAATACTTTCTGGAATGCACTCAGTATGAACATATTCGCGGTGAACTTATAAACTCAATATCGATGTAATCCTTCCCCTCCATTGAAACTATATTATATGGAGACACCACTCGTGACtacttaatcaatactaaaatagctgatgcagttcataaatttattttcatgAGTAAGCGATTTGATCCGTAATATGCTGCAGAACGACTCTAAACCCTTCTTCTCCCCTTTCACACAAGAAGCCTTTCAAAACATCTCCTTTCTTTCTAAACCTCTGCTACTTTCTCTCCTAAATTGTTCACGTGTCAATCCGTTATCTGTGTTGCACACTTGAAACTATATATACGGAGTCTTTCTTTTTTTACccttatgttattattgtttaaatcatgtacATCCAATTATGTTCGCTTGACAACATGAAACTATTattgtatagggagaagaactcTATAAGACTTTGTCTTTCGTTCCTATCCTATTCgaacatgtacgtattataaacatttttgtaatcatatgtaaacaaaagtgcattgtttgaaataaatatgtttaaactaatgacCTGTATTGTATAAGCCTCTTGTCTcttgaataaaacaaaaaactttaTGGTGGAAATAATTGTCTTTAGTTTAAAAATTCCAATTGTTGTTCAGAAGTTCTTCGCGTTATTCAATTACGAGTTACCTATAACATGTAATTTAACACGTTTCTTAAAATCAAATATGTAAGACAAACCTTCAAAACTGTTGCATGTCAATCGTGAGTAATTTCATTAAGAATATGCTTACTCCGACCTTTAAAACTAGGAACTAAAAAAGCTAGAGATGTCTTGAAAATAGCTTAGTAAACTAATTACAGAAATAAACCGACATTTCAGCTACAACGCCCATTTGCCCATAGTTTATATGAAATGCCCTTCATTTTACTATATCTTGGCAACGAACCGAAGAGCGGCGGTCTGTATGAAATTGGATGTTTATTCCGATTCTGCTTGAAGTAGTTAGTATTTGATTTACGTAATTTACAatgatttatatattaaattatttactttAACAAAGTGTTCATGTTTCGATTCCTTCACAAAAACTCTTAAATGCTTGCTTTCAATTGGATTGATTCCAGTCGCATGAGTGAGATTGGGCACCACATTAAATTCAGGCATATCAAATCGGTCAAAAGGTATACCGGACTCAAAGTAAAaccgaaaacaaaataataaaaccaGCAACACTACCAACATGCAATATACACAAATTATGGTTTACGAATTGTCTTACATATATTTGTCCATAGATTTTggaaatgaaaatatttgaagtagtaGATTTGATGTTTgacttaatatatttaaaaatgatttagacaataattAGATTGTGCATGATCAGACTTAGTTTAATTCAGAAATTACGTTTGTATCGATTTTTTTATTCGTTGAAATGGTTGTCTATATTCACGTGACATTACCTTgcgaaaaataacacaataagaGACTATTTCTTTATTGGTGTTGCTTATCAATTGCTCGAGTATGTACAGTTCTGTTGAATTCTCAATGAAAAATCCACATACGGTTTTCGATTTCTATTCAGATTTCCAAAATGGTAAACCCAATACATGGATTGAATATTGTTTAAGTTGTCGTCAGCGTACTTCTTCAAGGTTATATGGTGAGAGCATTTTGTTATTCCTTCCAAAATGTGTTATTGAGATGAGAACAGAAGTGTCATTCCATTATTCGTACTAAATTCACGTGACAGAGCTAAGCTGGTTTCGCCACTTTGGAGAGTGtatccaacctccgcgcagatatTTTAcaggaaccagcatagctggatcaaatctaAGCCTTCATAACCAAcaacgtgatgatagcctagccacgttgtacaataattttaccgtagttaaaatgtattttattgtttttaaattagtGAATTGTAATTTGTCTTACATGCGcgaacatgtatattattttagcCTTAATGGGACTTTTGTTTTAATATAGGAATTGGAGAGTGTACGCTCTCAACACTTTGAAATGACCCCCGTCACCACACCGCTAACTTAAAATTGGACAATTTGTCAGCAGAAGAAGAAGATGTTGAAAGTGATGTGAGTGCAGACGGCATCGATTCATTAATCGAAAGGCGGGTTCGAGATTATGTGTCTCACCAGGAGGTTGATGATCAATAAGAAGATGAAGAGAATAATGATGGAAACCCATGGCGGTAATACAGCGTCTTTTGCCCTTCATGCAAATAACTGTCCaggtatacatatttataatgaGTCTATTAAGTACATATGTTTACACTTTGTGAAGAGTGAGTGTCACATAAGCATATAGTTTGTGTTTATCTATTTTTCTTAATGTCAAACATGCATTTCATGCAACAAATAAATACTAAtatcaactagagctttgtcagaGACTTGACGAataccccacatgccgcattggtAGAATATTTTGGATGTTGTCtccacaaaaacagttttaaaatgtttaaaacgcactaagtgaccctgtgacttaGTTtatgacctgccatgacccatgttcgaacttggcctggacatcatctagatacaacttcttaccaagtttggtgaagctctgatgaaaactacttgcattagagagcggacgccatgctcaatgtttaaaacgcatttagtgaccccgtgacctagtttttgacccggcatgacccatattcgaacttgacctaaacatcatctagatacaacatctgatcaagtttggtgaaaatcggatgaacacgatttgaattagagagc contains the following coding sequences:
- the LOC127876126 gene encoding E-selectin-like isoform X49, which encodes MARSVQCESNGKWNTTYTCEPKVCILRNDSALRHWNPESSSTDKTVGSQLTLTCETNYWLNSSSAGAPVTTQNITCQLSGEWSPDKRCYLTQCENIPTIDKANITYSTENKTVNSFATISCGEGNRITKGTGNSDMTRSAQCESNGKWNTTYTCEPKGI
- the LOC127876126 gene encoding E-selectin-like isoform X2, which encodes MARSVQCESNGKWNTTYTCEPKVCILRNDSALRHWNPESSSTDKTVGSQLTLTCETNYWLNSSSAGAPVTTQNITCQLSGEWSPDKRCYLTQCENIPTIDKANITYSTENKTVNSFATISCGEGNRITKGTGNSDMTRSAQCESNGKWNTTYTCEPKGI